The Lentisphaerota bacterium genome includes a window with the following:
- a CDS encoding RNA methyltransferase, whose protein sequence is MTTHAISSALAETRAWRLAADQLRRIDTGWDDPVARLREILDCKRWMERQDHLPRLARLAGLLDPAMTRKQFWAVLVPAERAGGRTRVTDLEILARDLPAGAAQADRMPLTVVADNIRSAFNLGGIFRTAECLGAAAVWLCGYSADPGHPQVAAAALGTVGAVPWRSFERIGPALAELREAGVWTVALETVAGAPEVGALPWRFPSAIVIGNERFGLDPETVDACDTAARIPSYGVKNSLNVVTALAICAWDARLAFQN, encoded by the coding sequence ATGACTACACACGCCATTTCATCAGCCCTCGCCGAGACCCGCGCCTGGCGCTTGGCGGCCGATCAGTTGCGGCGGATAGACACCGGCTGGGACGACCCCGTGGCGCGGCTGCGCGAGATCCTCGACTGCAAACGGTGGATGGAGCGTCAGGACCATCTCCCCCGGCTTGCTCGGCTGGCCGGACTGCTCGACCCGGCGATGACGCGCAAGCAATTCTGGGCCGTCCTCGTGCCCGCCGAACGCGCAGGCGGGCGAACACGTGTGACCGATCTGGAGATCCTCGCCCGCGACCTGCCCGCTGGCGCAGCGCAGGCCGACCGCATGCCGCTGACCGTCGTGGCCGACAACATCCGCTCGGCATTCAACCTCGGCGGCATCTTCCGCACGGCGGAGTGCCTCGGCGCCGCAGCGGTCTGGCTCTGTGGCTACAGCGCCGACCCGGGCCATCCTCAGGTGGCGGCCGCAGCCCTGGGAACGGTCGGGGCCGTGCCGTGGCGGAGCTTTGAGCGGATTGGCCCCGCGCTGGCCGAGTTGCGTGAGGCCGGCGTGTGGACCGTCGCTCTGGAGACCGTCGCCGGCGCGCCCGAAGTGGGCGCCCTGCCCTGGCGCTTCCCCAGCGCCATTGTAATCGGCAACGAGCGGTTCGGCCTCGACCCTGAGACGGTCGACGCCTGCGACACGGCCGCACGCATCCCCTCATATGGCGTGAAAAACTCGCTCAATGTCGTCACCGCGCTCGCGATTTGCGCGTGGGACGCTCGATTGGCTTTCCAAAATTGA
- a CDS encoding acyl carrier protein, protein MHGERQRMMDSTDVEAKLKAMIVERLFLQVQPEAIHSDASLTDAYGVDSVSLLELVVGLEEAFGIQIEDGDFNLANFSSVAALRDFVNARL, encoded by the coding sequence ATGCACGGGGAGCGACAACGTATGATGGACAGCACGGATGTTGAAGCCAAACTCAAAGCGATGATCGTTGAACGGCTGTTTCTGCAGGTCCAGCCCGAAGCGATCCATTCCGATGCCTCGCTAACCGATGCCTATGGCGTGGATTCGGTCAGTCTCCTCGAACTCGTCGTCGGCCTCGAAGAAGCGTTTGGCATCCAGATCGAGGACGGTGACTTCAACCTCGCGAATTTTTCGTCTGTCGCTGCGCTGCGTGATTTTGTCAACGCGCGGCTGTGA